ATAAATGTTAAATGGTGCTTACAATGAATTTCGTCAATGTTTATGGGCATAGTCCCTTCTCCTTCTCGTTTAAAATTCGGTTTAACGTGCGGCGGTTTAAAATCAAACTTGGCATTCTCCCCCACACTTCACGACTGCAAAGTAATCCGGTCGTTAATTTACTATCTCTATAAATATAGACGTTAGAAATGAAAAAATAGTAGGATTGAATTTGAAATTTTTTTATACAATCTTTAAGAGCGGGAAATACGCCATACAAAGCATTATTTTAAAGTTAATCTAACTCTTCAAGAAGTCGGATTAAAAAAAATCCCTTATCCAATAAAGAGTACAAGGGATTTTTTTATTTCAGGTTGTATTTCTATCGTCTAATTCACTCCCCTGCAAAAAGTAGCAGTTCCGTGAGCAATAAAACGCTTCGCGATGCACACAAAACGCAAAAACAGCGTTTTGGCGCTGCAATTCTCCGGTTTTCTGTGACTTTCGCTTCGCTGCACTCACAAAAAACACGTCGCGTTTGTCACCTATGAACAGTAACATTTTTCGCTGTTACTACCTTCGGCTACATGTACAATTCTTGACAATCACAAATTTAGACTATATTATTTATTTAAAGAATATCACTCCTTTTTAAATGGGAATACTGGAGCTAAAGAACGGCGTGTGGTGCCTCACCTGTCGAGGTTTTATCTAAACCCTTGAAACTGCGGGAACAGTTTTAAGGGTTTTTAATTACTTCCGCCGATCAGCTATTAGCACAACGAAGGTTAGCAGAAGGATAACGGCTATTATGGTTTGAATTACGTCAGATACTACAAGCATTTCTGCCTCACCTCCTTCTTAGGATGTTTCCATCCCCGGCAGGTGAGGCCCGTTCTTAGTCCAGTATAGCCACATCTATTTTACCATAAATTTCCCCCCTTAGCACAAATTAACGACAGTGGGACGTCTATAAATCTTAAAGATTATTTTAAGAATTTGGAAGTCCCTCGTTTTTGGCGTCCTTTCTTACTTGGAATCCTTCAAGTTCGCCACCAAAGAGGTAATAATTGTAGCGTTGAAATACATCCCTTGCTATGTTTAAATTTATATTGTTATTTAGTATGTTGAGAACATCCTTTAATAGCTTTTAGGTTTCCCTATGATTGCCGGTTAATCTGTAGCCAGTGTTATAGAGCAAATTCCATATAGTAAGGAGATTAGACTTTTTTAGGAGGCAGTGCAACTTAAAACTGGGAACCTAATATATATAATTTCGTCTATAAAGTAAACGACTGGTCTTAGGGGCCGCGGGGTAAATAATTGTGAGGTAAACAAATTTCCTGTGCACCTGGACTGGTGACAACGCTAAAACCCGGTATGCCGGAGCAAGATTGGGTAAAAGCGCAGGGATTGGCGTTAATTTTTATGCTTAGCGTAACGATGGGAGGATTGGCAGGTGCTGGTAGATAATTTGTCCGGTACCCCTGTCCGGGGTCGGGACAACCGGGATTATAGTCTTGATATTTTGCGGGGAATCGCCGTAATTTTAATGATTTTTCACCACGTGGTAACCTGGCTGTATACAGATTCCATACGGGACATAATCACTATCATCGGTCGCATCAGTGTTGGAGACATAGCGGCGCCCATTTTTTTTACTGTTTGCGGGATGTCTCTCTATTATTCAATTAATGTCATGCAAGCTAAACATCTGGGAACCGTTAATATACTGAAAAAGTTGGCGCAAAGAAACCTAAGGCTTTATTTCATCGGCTTGGTTCTTGGTCTTGTCGCTTTTGGGCAGAGCAGCTTTTTCTATTGGGGGGTGCTGCAGTCACTGGCCGCAGCCGGCTTTTTAGCCGGAGCACTGTATCTTTTACCGGCCCGCAAGACAGTGTTGTTATTTACCGGCTTTTTATCCTTGGCGGGGTACTACTTTTTTCATCCCTACGCTTATTTATTACCGGCTAAACCAGGCCGAATTCTGTTGGGTGATTTTTCGCTGGTTCTTTTAACCGGGTTTTTATCTATAGGCTTATTTATGGCCACGTATGTTTTAACTGGTAATTATAAACCCCCAACTATGGCCGCCGCAAGTTTATCATTTACGGCATTGGGCCTGGTGGGGCACTTTACCGGGTTTTTGATCACCAGATTTCCCGCATCCCCCAGTTATATAATTTTTGCAGTGGGCCTGACATTGCTGATGTATGCAGCTTTGCTCTTTGTAAAGGCAGATGGCGCATATGTTTACCCGGCCGTTTGGGCCGGCAGAAACGCCCTCAATATTTTTGTCTTGCATTACCTGATCTATGTTTATGCCAAATATGCAGACCTGCTTAGCTCATTTAACGGGCCTTACTCCGTGCTCGTCGCCTCGGCGGTAACGGCTTTCTTTTTGCTGCTCAGCAAATGGATGGTCTGGCCGTTTGCGGCCCGCCACCGCAATAATAAGTTCCAATGCGGCAATAAAGGACAAGGGATTTTTTTATAATTTAGGGAGTGTCTGAAAACAGCAAACCTTTCCGATATATCGGACGGTTATATTTTTCAAATAACGCTCCCCGCGCTTCCTTGTCTGATGGGTGTTCGCCTGTAAAATCCAAGCCTTTTCCATCTTTGTGCCGCAAGATACCTGGGATGGTAATGCAATCAATTGCGGTTCTCCTAAATGATTTGTGTCTTACGGATTTTTCAAAGTCTTGTCATGCTCTCCACAGTTTCTTAAAGTAATTATATCTTCTTCCCAGTCAAATGTAATGCGTAGTCCCATGGTGGCGCTCGCTTCCCATATTCTTTTAGTACCTTGAATGCGCTTAACTCCTAAAGACGGGTGATAAATATTATCCAACATTAAATTAATAGCTTTTTTTATAAAATCCTGTTGCTGTGCATCCATTTTTTTGTACATTCGTTTAAAACGTTCAGTTCTTTGGAATTTCATTGATCTAAGTCCTTTAGAAGGTCTTCCACGTTTTCAAACGATTTAACCTTTCCAGCAACCACATCTTCCTCTGCTTCTTTCTCGCCTTTTTGCCACTCACTAGTCCAGAACCATGTTTGATCAGCGGGAATTAGTTTCATAGGAATAAGGATAACTTTGCCATCTTCTATTTGCACTTGAAAAATATCTCCATCGTTTAATGGTATGTTGTGTTCTTTTAGCAGTCCCAGACTCACTACGCCCCGCTTCTGTACGATTATATTACCTACTACTTGACCCAT
This genomic interval from Desulfoscipio sp. XC116 contains the following:
- a CDS encoding heparan-alpha-glucosaminide N-acetyltransferase domain-containing protein, coding for MLVDNLSGTPVRGRDNRDYSLDILRGIAVILMIFHHVVTWLYTDSIRDIITIIGRISVGDIAAPIFFTVCGMSLYYSINVMQAKHLGTVNILKKLAQRNLRLYFIGLVLGLVAFGQSSFFYWGVLQSLAAAGFLAGALYLLPARKTVLLFTGFLSLAGYYFFHPYAYLLPAKPGRILLGDFSLVLLTGFLSIGLFMATYVLTGNYKPPTMAAASLSFTALGLVGHFTGFLITRFPASPSYIIFAVGLTLLMYAALLFVKADGAYVYPAVWAGRNALNIFVLHYLIYVYAKYADLLSSFNGPYSVLVASAVTAFFLLLSKWMVWPFAARHRNNKFQCGNKGQGIFL
- a CDS encoding AbrB/MazE/SpoVT family DNA-binding domain-containing protein codes for the protein MGQVVGNIIVQKRGVVSLGLLKEHNIPLNDGDIFQVQIEDGKVILIPMKLIPADQTWFWTSEWQKGEKEAEEDVVAGKVKSFENVEDLLKDLDQ